From Halapricum desulfuricans, a single genomic window includes:
- a CDS encoding DUF7519 family protein, with protein MSVERTPSATGLVLTGLTGTVAAIGALLGGSAAAIAGVPVAIAGVYRTSRAILAGGVALLFAGVVLAGAGGGAPEAVVVAMIGTVLAWDVGENAISMAGQLRTGAGERAEIVHAAAVSTVTLTVAVAGYSVYLVASAGQPEIALSLLVFGVVLVVLALGR; from the coding sequence ATGAGCGTCGAGCGCACACCTTCCGCCACCGGGCTCGTCCTGACTGGACTCACCGGGACAGTCGCCGCCATCGGTGCGTTGCTGGGCGGAAGCGCCGCGGCGATCGCCGGTGTCCCCGTGGCGATCGCGGGCGTCTATCGCACGTCGCGAGCGATCCTGGCCGGCGGCGTGGCGCTGTTGTTCGCGGGCGTCGTGCTCGCCGGAGCGGGCGGCGGCGCTCCGGAAGCGGTCGTCGTCGCAATGATCGGAACGGTGCTGGCCTGGGACGTCGGCGAGAACGCCATCTCGATGGCCGGACAGCTCCGGACCGGCGCGGGCGAGCGAGCCGAGATCGTACACGCCGCGGCGGTGAGCACGGTCACGCTCACCGTCGCAGTCGCCGGGTACAGCGTCTACCTGGTCGCCAGTGCGGGCCAGCCCGAGATCGCGCTGTCGCTGCTCGTGTTCGGAGTCGTGCTGGTCGTGCTCGCGCTCGGACGGTGA
- a CDS encoding RING finger protein has product MQALESCHYCGEKLATGGRPVTCDECETGFHLDCADRAGELTIDVNSRLLRSDTYEIECPECEHRWKLGFDPDEWLG; this is encoded by the coding sequence ATGCAGGCGCTCGAGTCGTGCCACTACTGCGGTGAGAAACTCGCCACGGGCGGCCGACCTGTCACCTGTGACGAGTGCGAAACGGGCTTTCATCTCGACTGTGCCGACCGAGCCGGTGAACTCACGATAGACGTCAACTCCCGACTGCTGCGCTCGGACACCTACGAGATCGAATGTCCCGAGTGTGAGCACCGCTGGAAACTCGGTTTCGATCCCGACGAGTGGCTCGGGTAG
- the ncsA gene encoding tRNA 2-thiolation protein NcsA yields MKCDKCDAEAVMHAAYSGLHLCRTHFTRSVEKRVRRRIREDGLVPEEATPADPSTWVIGLSGGKDSVVLTEILHDTFAKDPRIELVALSIHEGIEGYRDKSLAACEELTDALDIRHETVSYAEEFGVRMDDVVEDDPENMAPCAYCGVFRRDLLSRYAEALDADLMLTGHNLDDEAETALMNVLEGDIEQIAKHFDASLGPLEERTEQEHHVPRAKPLRDVPEKEVALYAQLEDLPAHITECPHAEEAFRGEIQRLMLDLEENHPGTRHSIMAGYEELAALAADAYGAERQEYGECERCGAPTARDICRKCALVEALEEPV; encoded by the coding sequence ATGAAGTGTGACAAATGCGACGCCGAGGCGGTCATGCACGCCGCCTACTCCGGGCTCCATCTCTGTCGGACACATTTCACCCGGAGCGTCGAAAAGCGGGTCCGCCGACGGATCCGCGAGGACGGACTCGTCCCCGAGGAGGCCACGCCCGCGGACCCGTCGACCTGGGTGATCGGTCTCTCCGGCGGGAAAGACAGTGTCGTCCTCACGGAGATCCTGCACGACACCTTCGCGAAGGACCCGCGGATCGAGCTGGTCGCGCTCTCCATTCACGAGGGGATCGAGGGATATCGCGACAAGAGCCTGGCGGCCTGCGAGGAGTTGACCGACGCACTGGATATCCGACACGAAACCGTCAGCTACGCCGAGGAGTTCGGCGTTCGCATGGACGACGTCGTCGAGGATGACCCGGAGAACATGGCACCCTGTGCGTACTGTGGCGTGTTCCGTCGAGACCTCCTCTCGCGGTATGCCGAGGCACTGGACGCCGATCTCATGCTGACCGGCCACAACCTCGACGACGAGGCCGAGACCGCGCTGATGAACGTCCTCGAAGGCGACATCGAGCAGATCGCGAAGCACTTCGACGCCAGCCTCGGCCCGCTTGAGGAACGGACCGAACAGGAGCATCACGTCCCGCGCGCGAAACCGCTTCGGGACGTTCCCGAGAAGGAAGTCGCGCTGTACGCGCAACTCGAAGACCTGCCGGCACACATCACCGAATGCCCCCACGCAGAGGAGGCCTTCCGCGGCGAAATTCAGCGACTGATGCTCGACCTCGAAGAGAACCATCCCGGGACGCGCCACTCGATCATGGCCGGCTACGAGGAACTCGCCGCGCTGGCCGCGGACGCATACGGTGCAGAGCGCCAGGAGTACGGCGAATGTGAGCGCTGTGGTGCGCCGACTGCTCGTGACATCTGTCGGAAGTGCGCGCTGGTCGAGGCGCTGGAAGAACCGGTGTAG
- a CDS encoding ribbon-helix-helix domain-containing protein, with amino-acid sequence MERVTLRIPKQQIEEVERMVETGEYPNRSEAIRSAVREMINEEGTEQERPSEKRKRRTWAKV; translated from the coding sequence ATGGAGCGTGTGACACTACGGATTCCGAAACAGCAGATCGAGGAAGTCGAGCGAATGGTCGAGACGGGGGAGTACCCCAACCGGAGCGAGGCGATCCGGTCGGCCGTTCGTGAGATGATCAACGAAGAGGGCACCGAGCAGGAGCGCCCCTCTGAAAAACGTAAGCGCCGGACCTGGGCCAAGGTGTAG
- a CDS encoding DUF4129 domain-containing protein, translating into MNSNQLLVVAVVLLSVGGLAIAAATVSTPSSSDPGTGPGEAAGEDDEGASDAPGSSSGTDDSGESRLIVVLGVIVFVVGVLTTLAMFAKWLTPRRTVGLAIVIGVVAVVSLLVLGALMDTVPEMGGVQMEPKNGTDGGGGGGTGGEAASDSPRSSTEATPLLFGIVGLAMVLLAAAVYRYSGTDVDIALEEGTDETDEPSSVQAVGQAAGRAADRLEAESDLENAIYRAWREMTDALDVAQPRTTTPEEFAEIAIEAGMSDEDVRELTRVFEEVRYGNRQPTPEREQRSREALRRIQRTYAGGNDE; encoded by the coding sequence GTGAATAGCAACCAGCTTCTCGTCGTGGCGGTGGTACTGCTGAGCGTCGGCGGGCTCGCGATTGCTGCAGCGACGGTATCGACGCCGTCGAGTTCGGACCCGGGAACTGGACCCGGTGAGGCCGCGGGCGAGGATGACGAGGGGGCGTCCGACGCTCCGGGGTCGTCTTCCGGGACGGACGACAGCGGCGAGAGCAGACTCATTGTGGTCCTCGGAGTGATCGTCTTCGTCGTCGGGGTGCTGACCACGCTGGCCATGTTTGCGAAGTGGCTCACGCCTCGTCGAACCGTGGGCCTCGCGATAGTCATCGGCGTCGTCGCCGTCGTCAGCCTGCTCGTGCTGGGGGCGCTCATGGATACGGTGCCGGAGATGGGCGGCGTCCAGATGGAGCCGAAAAACGGGACAGACGGTGGTGGCGGCGGCGGGACCGGCGGCGAGGCGGCGTCGGACTCGCCACGGAGCAGTACCGAGGCTACCCCACTGCTGTTCGGCATCGTCGGGCTGGCGATGGTATTGCTGGCCGCGGCAGTCTATCGGTACTCCGGTACCGATGTCGACATCGCACTCGAGGAAGGAACGGACGAAACCGACGAACCGTCGTCCGTGCAGGCGGTCGGACAGGCGGCCGGGCGAGCCGCCGACCGGCTCGAAGCGGAATCCGATCTCGAAAACGCGATCTATCGAGCCTGGCGGGAGATGACCGACGCGCTGGATGTCGCCCAGCCGCGGACGACGACCCCCGAAGAGTTTGCCGAGATCGCGATCGAGGCCGGGATGTCCGACGAGGACGTCCGGGAGCTGACTCGCGTCTTCGAGGAGGTGCGCTACGGGAATCGACAGCCGACGCCGGAGCGCGAACAGCGATCTCGGGAGGCACTACGGCGCATACAGCGAACGTACGCTGGGGGCAACGATGAGTGA
- a CDS encoding AAA family ATPase, producing MDVAEASAACDSLLSEIEGAVVTDREFLETVLLGVVGRGHVLLEDVPGTGKTLTARSFATALGLSFSRIQFTPDLLPADVTGTHVFNERDGSFEFSEGPIFANVVLADEINRAPPKTQSALLEAMEEGQVTVDGDTHELPKPFFVLATQNPVEMEGTFELPEAQVDRFAIKTAMGYPDEDGEFELLRRRAGRTEQSPTVETVLDPESVQDLRTTPESVTVEEDVLQYLARLTRKTREHRFVEVGVSPRGTQRLFEVARARATITGREFVTPDDVKRVAQPALAHRLVLTPDARVEDVHKSAVIEDVLDSVEVPTV from the coding sequence ATGGACGTTGCTGAAGCCAGTGCGGCCTGTGACTCGTTGCTCAGCGAGATCGAGGGGGCAGTCGTCACCGATCGGGAGTTTCTCGAAACGGTGCTGTTGGGTGTCGTCGGTCGGGGACACGTCCTGCTCGAGGACGTGCCCGGGACGGGCAAGACGCTGACGGCCCGGAGCTTCGCGACGGCGCTCGGGCTGTCCTTTTCGCGCATCCAGTTCACCCCGGATCTGCTGCCCGCCGACGTGACGGGGACACACGTCTTCAACGAACGCGACGGCTCTTTCGAGTTCAGCGAGGGGCCGATCTTCGCGAACGTCGTGCTGGCAGACGAGATCAACCGCGCCCCGCCGAAAACCCAGTCGGCACTGCTGGAAGCGATGGAGGAAGGGCAGGTCACCGTCGACGGGGACACCCACGAACTGCCCAAGCCGTTCTTCGTGCTGGCCACCCAGAACCCCGTCGAGATGGAGGGAACCTTCGAGCTACCGGAAGCGCAGGTCGACCGGTTCGCGATCAAGACCGCGATGGGCTATCCCGACGAGGATGGGGAGTTCGAACTGTTGCGACGGCGCGCCGGCCGCACGGAGCAGAGCCCCACCGTCGAGACGGTGCTCGATCCCGAGTCGGTACAGGACCTGCGAACGACGCCGGAGTCAGTCACCGTCGAAGAGGACGTGCTGCAGTACCTGGCTCGACTCACTCGCAAGACTCGCGAGCATCGCTTCGTCGAGGTCGGCGTCTCCCCGCGCGGGACGCAGCGCCTGTTCGAAGTCGCACGCGCTCGCGCGACGATTACTGGTCGGGAGTTCGTCACGCCGGACGATGTCAAGCGAGTCGCGCAACCGGCGCTCGCGCACCGGCTCGTACTCACGCCGGACGCGCGGGTCGAAGACGTTCACAAATCCGCCGTGATCGAGGACGTACTCGACAGCGTCGAAGTCCCGACGGTCTAA
- a CDS encoding DUF2070 family protein — protein sequence MTTTQGNLAALSRFVFRAPRWYTTLAFALLIAAVSGVAAFDSAFVLEDAWQGVFFLGIPTVAASVLVPPIDRRLGGRLTYSHSSLLALANELLVIGVLTIAAVVALGTPLGQPFVFDALLLGLAIAFAVWLLIVVAVSRHRMLIAVIPASIQTATAAFLLFVYTGTLRYFEIGGSLSNRLFSRASHANLPVVFQPQDLLVLALICLLYAGAVWLFLVVIDRPWRRSLDVSVLAFISGFLGHLVDGSRELEDFFEEIGETAVVPVSVLSVRRADGSERDREKARFVLPMIHPGPMGDIGGGNLPVRIDEHAEGLAFPPHATAGHDFNLVTEREVEALIDAADRAHDRIEYASTATAGHRVEAGDATVTGQAFGDDLFSTATFAPGFADDIEFGVGLSAIAGARTSYEDVMLADAHNCNDGLTGPDLGHVVPGSERSFDLIEGVGGLADRLADASQSRFELGTAHDATPWSVEDGIGSLGIRVALFRVDGHTTAYVLIDGNNMVPGLRDRILAEIDGVDLLEVLTTDTHAVNTIDAENPVGESIPEDELIALIDDLLAQARDDLEVVEAGMATERAEVTVFGNDRTEMLASTANAVVTLGAPLAGAFIVVVLAVSVLLFFLT from the coding sequence ATGACGACGACGCAGGGTAATCTGGCTGCGCTCTCACGGTTCGTCTTCCGGGCGCCCAGGTGGTACACGACGCTGGCGTTCGCGTTACTGATCGCGGCCGTCAGCGGCGTCGCTGCGTTCGACTCGGCGTTCGTTCTCGAGGACGCCTGGCAAGGCGTGTTCTTCCTCGGCATTCCCACTGTCGCCGCGAGCGTGCTGGTCCCGCCGATCGATCGCCGGCTCGGTGGCCGCCTCACCTACAGTCACTCCTCGCTGCTGGCGCTGGCCAACGAGTTGCTGGTCATCGGCGTTCTGACCATCGCGGCTGTCGTCGCGCTGGGGACGCCGCTGGGACAGCCGTTCGTCTTCGACGCGCTGCTGTTGGGGCTGGCTATCGCCTTCGCGGTCTGGTTGCTGATCGTGGTCGCTGTCTCCCGACACCGGATGCTGATCGCTGTGATTCCGGCGAGTATCCAGACCGCCACGGCCGCGTTTTTGCTGTTCGTGTACACGGGGACGCTCCGGTATTTCGAGATCGGCGGGTCGCTATCCAACCGGCTGTTCTCGCGGGCGTCCCACGCGAATCTCCCGGTCGTCTTCCAGCCGCAGGATCTACTCGTACTGGCGCTTATCTGTCTTCTCTACGCCGGCGCAGTCTGGCTATTTCTCGTCGTGATCGACCGGCCCTGGCGGCGCAGTCTGGACGTCAGCGTCCTGGCGTTCATCAGCGGGTTTCTGGGCCATCTCGTGGACGGCTCCCGCGAACTGGAGGATTTCTTCGAGGAGATCGGTGAGACGGCCGTCGTCCCCGTCTCCGTACTCTCCGTTCGCCGGGCGGACGGCTCCGAACGTGACCGGGAGAAGGCTCGGTTCGTCTTGCCGATGATCCATCCCGGGCCGATGGGTGACATCGGCGGCGGCAACCTCCCCGTCCGGATCGACGAGCACGCCGAGGGGCTCGCGTTTCCGCCCCACGCCACCGCCGGACACGACTTCAATCTCGTCACCGAACGAGAGGTCGAGGCGCTCATCGATGCCGCCGATCGCGCCCACGACCGGATCGAGTACGCGAGCACGGCCACGGCCGGCCACCGCGTCGAGGCCGGGGACGCGACGGTGACGGGCCAGGCCTTCGGCGACGACCTCTTCTCGACGGCCACGTTCGCGCCGGGATTCGCTGACGACATCGAGTTCGGCGTCGGCCTGTCCGCGATCGCCGGGGCTCGCACCAGCTACGAGGACGTCATGCTCGCGGACGCACACAACTGCAACGACGGGTTGACTGGCCCTGATCTCGGCCACGTCGTCCCTGGAAGCGAGCGGTCGTTCGATCTGATCGAGGGCGTTGGGGGACTCGCTGACCGCCTGGCCGACGCGTCCCAGTCCCGGTTCGAGCTCGGGACGGCCCACGACGCGACGCCGTGGAGTGTCGAGGACGGTATCGGGTCGCTCGGGATCCGCGTCGCGCTCTTTCGGGTCGACGGTCACACCACTGCGTACGTGCTGATCGACGGCAATAACATGGTCCCCGGACTGCGTGACCGGATCCTCGCGGAGATCGACGGCGTCGATCTCCTCGAAGTGCTGACGACCGATACTCACGCCGTCAACACGATCGACGCCGAGAACCCGGTCGGCGAATCCATCCCCGAGGACGAACTGATCGCGCTGATCGACGACCTCCTCGCGCAGGCCCGAGACGACCTCGAAGTCGTCGAGGCCGGGATGGCCACCGAACGGGCCGAAGTGACCGTCTTCGGCAACGATCGCACGGAGATGCTCGCGAGCACCGCCAACGCCGTCGTGACCCTCGGTGCGCCACTCGCCGGGGCGTTCATCGTCGTGGTACTCGCCGTCAGTGTCCTCCTGTTTTTCCTGACGTGA
- the ftsZ gene encoding cell division protein FtsZ codes for MQDIVNDALKNAEAEQRSMDDADGGEFGDPRIVIVGCGGAGNNTVNRLYNIGVDGADTIALNTDKQHLQMIEADTKILVGKSLTNGLGAGGDPGMGERATEMAQGTIKEILGDADLVFVTAGMGGGTGTGAAPVVSKIAKEQGAIVVGMVSTPFNVERARTVKAEEGLENLRNEADSIIVLDNNRLLDYVPNLPIGKAFSVMDQIIAETVKGISETITQPSLINLDYADMTAIMNQGGVAVMLVGETQDKNKTDEVVKDAMNHPLLDVDYRGASGGLVHITGGPDLTLKEAEGIAEKITDRLEASANVIWGARIQEEYKGKVRVMAIMTGVQSAQVLGPTTQKQADKSRQAISDPDEVDFDASQNVESSSAGFGETDGGRSDLERNNGLDVIRTND; via the coding sequence ATGCAGGACATAGTCAACGACGCCCTCAAGAACGCGGAGGCGGAGCAGCGATCGATGGACGACGCGGACGGTGGCGAGTTTGGGGATCCCCGGATCGTCATCGTCGGCTGTGGCGGCGCCGGCAACAACACGGTCAACCGTCTGTACAACATCGGCGTCGACGGTGCCGACACCATCGCGCTGAACACCGACAAACAGCACCTGCAGATGATCGAGGCCGACACGAAGATCCTGGTCGGCAAGTCCTTGACTAACGGGCTCGGCGCCGGTGGCGACCCCGGGATGGGCGAGCGTGCCACCGAGATGGCTCAGGGCACGATCAAGGAGATCCTCGGCGACGCGGATCTCGTGTTCGTGACCGCCGGGATGGGCGGCGGCACGGGGACCGGCGCGGCGCCGGTCGTCTCCAAGATTGCCAAAGAGCAGGGCGCGATCGTCGTCGGCATGGTGTCGACGCCGTTCAACGTCGAGCGTGCCCGCACGGTCAAAGCCGAGGAGGGCCTGGAGAACCTCCGCAACGAGGCAGACTCGATCATCGTCCTCGACAATAATCGACTGCTGGACTACGTCCCGAACCTCCCCATCGGGAAGGCGTTCTCGGTGATGGACCAGATCATCGCCGAGACGGTCAAGGGGATCTCCGAGACCATCACCCAGCCGTCGCTGATCAACCTGGACTACGCGGACATGACAGCGATTATGAACCAGGGCGGCGTCGCTGTGATGCTCGTCGGCGAGACCCAGGACAAGAACAAGACCGACGAGGTCGTCAAAGACGCGATGAACCACCCGCTGCTGGACGTCGACTACCGCGGCGCCAGCGGCGGCCTGGTCCACATCACCGGTGGCCCCGACCTCACACTCAAAGAGGCCGAGGGCATCGCCGAGAAGATCACCGATCGTCTCGAAGCGAGCGCCAACGTCATCTGGGGCGCCCGGATCCAGGAAGAGTACAAGGGCAAGGTGCGGGTCATGGCGATCATGACCGGCGTCCAGAGCGCCCAGGTACTCGGTCCGACGACCCAGAAGCAGGCCGACAAGTCACGGCAGGCCATCAGTGACCCCGACGAGGTCGACTTCGACGCGAGTCAGAACGTCGAGAGCAGCTCGGCCGGATTCGGCGAGACCGACGGTGGCCGCAGCGACCTCGAACGGAACAACGGCCTGGACGTCATCCGAACCAACGATTAA
- a CDS encoding DUF58 domain-containing protein translates to MSEREATERLSGSTLGLIVVGSLAVVLAIVFIYDPGLAPAFDPVLLLAYLMPLVGIGAALSLSVNYLRGERSEFDPPLVEYRSTVSVPGTSVDADLAGTTADGPLGRYKRISSVRKRLRTVLDSVLTRTAVAPEDRVATVESGGWTDDRIAAGFFQSSTPFSRSERLRMRLTGEHALVTQARHAIDAIADRLGVTDRDWGGPEQAGARSTVDEGWVGRLSEVDSQIRETGRLRIVTALTLLAVGIGVLLDAGTLVLAGVVGLGPLALRYVGSTPTPQLEIERTIDDTEPDPNGRVRVTVTITNVGDRMGFDLRYLDGVPPGLTVVEGSPRHGTALQPGASTRFAYVVEAERGEHAFEEGLLVSRDASGTVEGVGHLGASGEMRLRCEPKPTGDLSVPVRAKTSPNVGRVVTDVGGSGLEFHSIREYRPGDPLKRIDWNRVARGGELATMQFREEHAATVVLLLDARSDAFVAPERDAPSAIERSLGAIADVFHSRLDSDDRVGLGALGAADCWLAPGAGHGHWALAKRLLTTESAFTEGSDETFYPVLAMGRLRKRLPKNAQLVLFSPLADDTAVSMARRLHAYGYPMTVVAPDATATATPGQTVAHLERRLRLSRLRDADVRVIDWRRSEPLGIAINRAQRRWSR, encoded by the coding sequence ATGAGTGAACGAGAAGCGACCGAGCGCCTCTCCGGGTCGACGCTGGGACTGATCGTCGTCGGATCGCTCGCGGTCGTGCTGGCGATCGTCTTCATCTATGATCCGGGTCTCGCACCGGCGTTCGATCCGGTACTGTTACTCGCGTATCTGATGCCGCTGGTCGGAATCGGCGCAGCGCTGTCGCTGAGCGTCAACTACCTGCGCGGCGAGCGATCGGAATTCGATCCGCCGCTGGTCGAGTATCGATCGACAGTCAGCGTGCCGGGAACGTCGGTCGACGCGGATCTCGCCGGCACGACGGCGGACGGGCCACTCGGTCGGTACAAGCGAATCAGTTCGGTCCGAAAGCGTCTGCGAACCGTACTGGATTCGGTGTTGACACGAACGGCAGTGGCTCCTGAAGATCGGGTGGCGACCGTCGAATCCGGCGGCTGGACCGACGACCGGATCGCGGCCGGTTTCTTCCAGTCGAGCACACCCTTCTCACGGAGCGAGCGACTGCGGATGCGCCTCACGGGCGAGCACGCGCTCGTGACACAGGCCCGCCACGCGATCGACGCGATCGCGGACCGACTGGGCGTGACAGATCGGGACTGGGGCGGCCCCGAACAGGCCGGCGCCCGATCGACGGTCGACGAGGGGTGGGTCGGACGGCTATCGGAGGTCGACTCACAGATCCGAGAGACGGGCCGTCTACGGATCGTGACCGCACTTACGCTACTGGCGGTCGGGATCGGGGTCTTGCTCGACGCGGGCACACTGGTTCTGGCCGGTGTGGTCGGACTCGGCCCACTGGCACTCAGATACGTCGGATCGACGCCGACGCCACAGCTCGAAATCGAGCGGACGATCGACGACACCGAACCGGACCCGAACGGGAGGGTTCGCGTGACGGTGACGATCACGAACGTCGGCGATCGGATGGGGTTCGATCTCCGGTATCTGGACGGCGTCCCGCCGGGCCTTACCGTCGTCGAAGGATCGCCTCGTCACGGGACGGCACTCCAGCCAGGTGCGTCGACACGATTCGCCTACGTGGTCGAAGCCGAGCGCGGCGAGCACGCCTTCGAGGAGGGGTTGCTCGTGTCGCGTGACGCGAGTGGAACCGTCGAGGGCGTCGGGCACCTCGGCGCGTCCGGGGAGATGCGGCTGCGGTGTGAACCCAAGCCGACGGGTGATCTCTCAGTGCCGGTCCGTGCGAAGACGAGCCCCAATGTCGGCCGCGTCGTCACCGACGTCGGCGGCAGCGGCCTGGAGTTTCACTCTATCCGGGAGTACCGACCCGGGGACCCACTCAAACGGATCGACTGGAACCGGGTCGCACGCGGCGGCGAGCTGGCGACGATGCAGTTCCGGGAGGAGCACGCCGCGACGGTCGTGCTGTTGCTCGACGCCCGAAGCGACGCGTTCGTCGCGCCGGAACGCGACGCCCCGAGCGCGATCGAGCGGAGTCTCGGTGCGATCGCAGACGTGTTCCACAGTCGCCTGGACAGCGACGACCGGGTTGGACTGGGAGCGCTCGGAGCGGCGGACTGCTGGCTGGCCCCCGGCGCGGGACACGGCCACTGGGCGCTGGCCAAGCGGTTGCTGACGACCGAGAGCGCGTTCACCGAGGGCAGCGACGAGACGTTCTATCCGGTGCTCGCGATGGGACGACTCCGGAAACGGCTGCCGAAAAACGCGCAACTCGTGTTGTTCTCCCCGCTGGCCGACGACACTGCGGTCTCGATGGCACGCCGGTTGCACGCCTATGGCTACCCGATGACGGTCGTCGCACCGGACGCGACGGCGACGGCCACGCCCGGGCAGACCGTCGCCCATCTGGAGCGCCGGCTTCGGCTGTCGCGGCTCAGAGATGCGGACGTGCGAGTGATCGACTGGCGACGAAGCGAGCCGCTCGGGATCGCCATCAACCGGGCACAACGGCGGTGGTCGCGATGA
- a CDS encoding double zinc ribbon domain-containing protein — MSKITFRADDDLIAQLEEFDASKSEIMREALRAYLGETSVERPSSVEASQSEPVSDAADSLDELVAERVDALVAERLETAFTPSQPQDINVNITVDGADADTQPAASHTTSDRDSSERKTDVSEDDDQRNTCAQCGETLSSSDVYCPNCGEKASHRVFCECGDELRSDWAFCPSCGRRTPAADVLDNT, encoded by the coding sequence ATGAGCAAGATAACGTTCCGGGCCGATGACGACCTCATCGCGCAGCTTGAGGAGTTTGACGCCTCCAAAAGCGAAATCATGCGTGAGGCTCTGCGCGCGTACCTCGGGGAGACGTCGGTCGAACGCCCGTCGTCCGTCGAGGCCTCGCAATCGGAACCCGTGTCCGACGCGGCTGACAGTCTCGACGAACTCGTCGCCGAGCGCGTCGATGCGCTCGTCGCGGAACGGCTCGAAACGGCGTTTACACCCAGTCAGCCCCAGGATATCAATGTCAACATCACTGTCGACGGTGCTGATGCTGACACGCAGCCTGCGGCGTCACACACTACGTCAGATCGCGACTCCTCCGAGCGTAAGACAGACGTTTCCGAGGACGATGACCAGCGTAACACGTGTGCACAGTGTGGTGAAACCCTGTCGTCGTCGGACGTTTACTGCCCGAACTGCGGGGAGAAAGCGTCACACCGAGTCTTCTGTGAGTGCGGCGATGAACTCCGGTCGGACTGGGCGTTCTGTCCCAGCTGTGGCCGGCGCACTCCAGCAGCGGATGTCCTCGACAACACCTAA